The Glandiceps talaboti chromosome 1, keGlaTala1.1, whole genome shotgun sequence genome has a segment encoding these proteins:
- the LOC144440031 gene encoding protein lin-37 homolog gives MSSPRKGGGHIRIKQEKHDGYEVHEARSKLDGVLQTLVDKAEDNAIASEDESTKLSPEQAAIKELPGTSASPSKRSSGKNPRKRRKKDNSANDFEKSTIDTARLQHTYIMKLFDRSVDLAQFDNTTPLYPICREWMLNEPQTRRSYRRSPSPPLMPCDDSDEDIKYVYRLPLPQPQADYNINSGESKDIRIPSPLPQPDEVLRMYDDPNQAPQPDTLLHDHLKRWKNVRHKWKEASQANQARYSDSYNLLKNMYDRQ, from the exons ATGAGTAGTCCAAGGAAAGGGGGTGGCCATATACGTATAAAACAAGAGAAACACGATGGATATGAGGTGCACGAAGCCAGAAGTAAACTAGATGGTGTTTTACAGACTCTTGTAGACAAAGCAGAGGACAA tgcTATTGCATCAGAAGATGAAAGCACAAAGTTGTCACCAGAGCAGGCTGCAATCAA AGAGTTGCCTGGTACTAGTGCCAGTCCAAGTAAAAGATCTTCAGGTAAAAATCCAAGGAAAAGGAGGAAGAAAGATAACTCAGCAAATGACTTTGAGAAGTCTACAATAGATACTGCACGTCTTCAAC ATACATACATTATGAAACTGTTTGACCGTAGTGTGGACTTAGCTCAGTTTGATAATACCACTCCATTATATCCCATCTGTCGTGAATGGATGCTAAatgaaccacagacaagaagGTCATATAGGAGATCTCCATCACCACCACTTATGCCATGTGATGAT AGTGATGAAgatatcaaatatgtatatagaTTACCGTTACCTCAACCCCAAGCTGATTATAACATTAACAGTGGTGAAAGTAAAGATATACGTATACCTTCCCCATTACCACAGCCTGATGAAGTGCTTCGTATGTATGAT GATCCTAATCAAGCACCCCAACCAGATACCTTACTACATGACCACCTTAAACGATGGAAGAATGTCAGACATAA ATGGAAAGAAGCATCCCAAGCTAATCAAGCTCGCTATTCAGACAGTTATAACCTGCTGAAAAATATGTATGATAGGCAGTAA
- the LOC144441572 gene encoding U3 small nucleolar RNA-interacting protein 2-like isoform X2, giving the protein MSFFIRGDARSGKKSNVQTQKRKFQTGPKGTSEDVKKTKRKGRLGIRNEEIDSDSEIESDEVKSNIESESSDDETAQEKRLRLTKQYLAELESQEKEKQESEEFLTDAISHRLQEEVLEQAGRLRKQVAESYEEPTVDDIKVLRGHQLPITCLVISPDDKFIFSAAKDCSIIKWNIETGKKTHVIPGGRKGTQDRHKGHTAHILCLAISSDGKFLTSGCRNKLIHIWNPSSCELIHTFKGHRDAVSGLAFRRNSHQLFSASHDRSVKIWNLDEMAYVETLFGHQCDITGIDSLSRERAITSGGRDGSIRIWKVVEESQLVFHGHQGSIDCIQLINEGHFVSGADDGSVALWNVMKKKPTCVVHNAHSDRENGKVGEENWISAVAALKSTDLVASGSKDSSIRFWRCGNDFKSLQPLFKVPVVGFINDLEFASDGSFVVAGVGQEHRLGRWWRLKEAKNSVVIVKLRKKESS; this is encoded by the exons ATGTCGTTCTTCATTCGAGGAGATGCACGGTCTGGTAAAAAATCGAATGTACAGACCCAGAAGAGAAAG TTTCAGACAGGTCCAAAAGGTACATCAGAGGATGTGAAGAAAACCAAAAGAAAAGGACGACTCGGAATTAGGAATGAAGAAATTGACAGTGACTCTGAGATAGAAAG TGATGAAGTGAAGAGTAACATAGAATCTGAATCTTCCGATGATGAAACAGCTCAAGAGAAAAGACTGAGATTGACAAAACAGTATCTAGCAGAATTAGAATCACAAG agaaagaaaaacaagaatCAGAAGAATTTTTAACAGATGCAATATCACATAGATTACAAGAAGAAGTG CTTGAGCAAGCAGGAAGACTTCGTAAACAAGTAGCTGAGAGTTATGAGGAACCTACAGTAGATGATATCAAAGTACTACGTGGACATCAGCTACCAATAACATGTCTAGTTATTTCACCTGatgataaatttatattttctgCTGCAAAAGATTGTTCAATAATTAAAT GGAATATAGAAACAGGTAAAAAGACCCATGTGATACCAGGAGGTCGGAAAGGAACCCAGGACAGACATAAAGGCCACACAgctcatattttatgtttagcCATATCTTCAGATGGAAAATTTTTA ACATCAGGGTGTAGGAATAAACTAATTCATATATGGAATCCATCTAGCTGTGAGTTAATACATACTTTCAAAGGCCATCGAGATGCTGTATCA GGGTTGGCTTTCCGTAGGAATTCACATCAGTTATTTAGTGCATCACATGACAGATCAGTGAAAATATGGAATCTGGACGAGATGGCTTATGTAGAAACATT GTTTGGTCACCAGTGTGATATAACTGGTATTGATAGTTTGAGTCGGGAGAGGGCTATAACATCAGGAGGTCGTGATGGTTCAATCAGAATATGGAAAGTGGTGGAAGAATCACAGTTAGTATTCCATGGACACCAAGGTTCTATTGATTGTATCCAGTTGATCAATGAAGGTCACTTTGTGTCAGGAGCAGATGATGG CTCTGTAGCATTATGGAATGTTATGAAAAAGAAACCCACATGTGTTGTACATAATGCACATAGTGACAGAGAGAATGGGAAAGTAGGAGAAGAAAACTGGATATCAGCTGTAGCAGCTTTGAAAAGTACTGATCTAGTTGCATCAG GTTCCAAGGATTCCAGTATCAGATTTTGGAGATGTGGTAACGACTTCAAGTCATTGCAGCCATTATTTAAAGTGCCAGTG GTTGGTTTTATAAATGATCTGGAGTTTGCAAGTGATGGTAGTTTTGTAGTGGCTGGTGTAGGCCAAGAACACAGACTAGGACGATGGTGGAGACTTAAAGAAGCTAAAAACAGTGTTGTCATTGTCAAACTTAGGAAAAAAGAGTCATCATAG
- the LOC144441572 gene encoding U3 small nucleolar RNA-interacting protein 2-like isoform X1, which translates to MSFFIRGDARSGKKSNVQTQKRKFQTGPKGTSEDVKKTKRKGRLGIRNEEIDSDSEIESDEVKSNIESESSDDETAQEKRLRLTKQYLAELESQEKEKQESEEFLTDAISHRLQEEVLEQAGRLRKQVAESYEEPTVDDIKVLRGHQLPITCLVISPDDKFIFSAAKDCSIIKWNIETGKKTHVIPGGRKGTQDRHKGHTAHILCLAISSDGKFLTSGCRNKLIHIWNPSSCELIHTFKGHRDAVSGLAFRRNSHQLFSASHDRSVKIWNLDEMAYVETLFGHQCDITGIDSLSRERAITSGGRDGSIRIWKVVEESQLVFHGHQGSIDCIQLINEGHFVSGADDGSVALWNVMKKKPTCVVHNAHSDRENGKVGEENWISAVAALKSTDLVASAGSKDSSIRFWRCGNDFKSLQPLFKVPVVGFINDLEFASDGSFVVAGVGQEHRLGRWWRLKEAKNSVVIVKLRKKESS; encoded by the exons ATGTCGTTCTTCATTCGAGGAGATGCACGGTCTGGTAAAAAATCGAATGTACAGACCCAGAAGAGAAAG TTTCAGACAGGTCCAAAAGGTACATCAGAGGATGTGAAGAAAACCAAAAGAAAAGGACGACTCGGAATTAGGAATGAAGAAATTGACAGTGACTCTGAGATAGAAAG TGATGAAGTGAAGAGTAACATAGAATCTGAATCTTCCGATGATGAAACAGCTCAAGAGAAAAGACTGAGATTGACAAAACAGTATCTAGCAGAATTAGAATCACAAG agaaagaaaaacaagaatCAGAAGAATTTTTAACAGATGCAATATCACATAGATTACAAGAAGAAGTG CTTGAGCAAGCAGGAAGACTTCGTAAACAAGTAGCTGAGAGTTATGAGGAACCTACAGTAGATGATATCAAAGTACTACGTGGACATCAGCTACCAATAACATGTCTAGTTATTTCACCTGatgataaatttatattttctgCTGCAAAAGATTGTTCAATAATTAAAT GGAATATAGAAACAGGTAAAAAGACCCATGTGATACCAGGAGGTCGGAAAGGAACCCAGGACAGACATAAAGGCCACACAgctcatattttatgtttagcCATATCTTCAGATGGAAAATTTTTA ACATCAGGGTGTAGGAATAAACTAATTCATATATGGAATCCATCTAGCTGTGAGTTAATACATACTTTCAAAGGCCATCGAGATGCTGTATCA GGGTTGGCTTTCCGTAGGAATTCACATCAGTTATTTAGTGCATCACATGACAGATCAGTGAAAATATGGAATCTGGACGAGATGGCTTATGTAGAAACATT GTTTGGTCACCAGTGTGATATAACTGGTATTGATAGTTTGAGTCGGGAGAGGGCTATAACATCAGGAGGTCGTGATGGTTCAATCAGAATATGGAAAGTGGTGGAAGAATCACAGTTAGTATTCCATGGACACCAAGGTTCTATTGATTGTATCCAGTTGATCAATGAAGGTCACTTTGTGTCAGGAGCAGATGATGG CTCTGTAGCATTATGGAATGTTATGAAAAAGAAACCCACATGTGTTGTACATAATGCACATAGTGACAGAGAGAATGGGAAAGTAGGAGAAGAAAACTGGATATCAGCTGTAGCAGCTTTGAAAAGTACTGATCTAGTTGCATCAG CAGGTTCCAAGGATTCCAGTATCAGATTTTGGAGATGTGGTAACGACTTCAAGTCATTGCAGCCATTATTTAAAGTGCCAGTG GTTGGTTTTATAAATGATCTGGAGTTTGCAAGTGATGGTAGTTTTGTAGTGGCTGGTGTAGGCCAAGAACACAGACTAGGACGATGGTGGAGACTTAAAGAAGCTAAAAACAGTGTTGTCATTGTCAAACTTAGGAAAAAAGAGTCATCATAG